From Fusarium oxysporum f. sp. lycopersici 4287 chromosome 13, whole genome shotgun sequence, one genomic window encodes:
- a CDS encoding carbonic anhydrase codes for MSSSIVSEYEAANEQYAAAFNKGDLALPPSRHVAVIACMDARLDPAQVLGIELGSAHVIRNAGGRAADALRSVIISQQLLGTREIVIVHHTDCGMLTFSDLDLKTKVRKDLGEDVDHIAFLPFGDLEQSVRDDIAFLKKSPLVLDVPITGYIYDVKSGKINKVDA; via the exons ATGTCTTCTTCAATCGTCTCAGAGTATGAGGCTGCGAATGAGCAGTATGCCGCAGCCTTCAACAAGGGAGATCTCGCCCTGCCTCCATCTCG TCACGTCGCTGTCATTGCCTGCATGGATGCTCGTCTCGACCCAGCTCAGGTCCTCGGGATCGAGCTCGGCTCCGCTCACGTAATCCGTAACGCTGGCGGTCGAGCTGCAGATGCTCTCCGCTCCGTCATCATTTCACAGCAGCTCCTTGGAACCCGTGAGATCGTTATTGTCCATCAC ACCGACTGCGGTATGCTCACCTTCTCTGATTTGGATCTCAAGACAAAGGTGCGTAAGGATCTAGGTGAAGACGTCGATCACATTGCTTTCCTCCCTTTCGGAGACCTTGAGCAGAGTGTCCGCGACGATATCGctttcttgaagaagagcccTCTGGTTCTGGATGTTCCTATCACGGGCTACATCTATGATGTCAAGTCcggcaagatcaacaaggTTGATGCTTAG